The Antennarius striatus isolate MH-2024 chromosome 11, ASM4005453v1, whole genome shotgun sequence genome window below encodes:
- the actn2b gene encoding alpha-actinin-2b isoform X2, whose product MLTMTQVETTVHYDNGYEDEYMLQEDEWDRDMLLDPAWEQQQRKTFTAWCNSHLRKAGTQIENIEEDFRNGLKLMLLLEVISGERLPKPDRGKMRFHKIANVNKALDFITSKGVKLVSIGAEDCRRERKDDSWNDLDYHPPLCHPGHFCGR is encoded by the exons ATGCTGACGATGACCCAGGTGGAGACCACGGTGCACTATGATAACGGCTACGAGGATGAGTACATGTTACAGGAGGATGAATGGGACAGGGACATGTTGCTGGACCCTGCTTGGGAACAACAACAAAGGAAA ACCTTCACAGCCTGGTGTAACTCCCACCTGAGGAAAGCTGGCACTCAGATTGAAAATATTGAGGAGGACTTCAGGAATGGACTGAAACTGATGCTTCTTCTGGAGGTTATCTCAG GGGAGAGATTACCCAAACCAGACAGAGGGAAGATGCGGTTTCACAAGATTGCTAATGTCAACAAGGCGCTGGACTTCATTACAAGCAAAGGAGTGAAACTGGTCTCGATTGGAGCAGAAG ATTGTAGACGGGAACGTAAAGATGACTCTTGGAATGATCTGGACTATCATCCTCCGCTTTGCCATCCAGGACATTTCTGTGGAAGGTGA
- the actn2b gene encoding alpha-actinin-2b isoform X1, translated as MLTMTQVETTVHYDNGYEDEYMLQEDEWDRDMLLDPAWEQQQRKTFTAWCNSHLRKAGTQIENIEEDFRNGLKLMLLLEVISGERLPKPDRGKMRFHKIANVNKALDFITSKGVKLVSIGAEEIVDGNVKMTLGMIWTIILRFAIQDISVEETSAKEGLLLWCQRKTAPYRNVNVQNFHVSWKDGLAFCALIHRHRPDLIDYSKLNKDDPLGNLNLAFDIAEKHLDIPKMLDAEDIINTPKPDERAIMTYVSCFYHAFAGAEQAETAANRICKVLGVNQENEKMMEEYERLASELLEWIRRTTPWLENRTAEKTIALMQRKLEDFRDYRRQHKPPKVQEKCQLEINFNTLQTKLRISNRPAFMPSEGKMVSDIASAWQGLEQAEKGYEEWLLTEIRRLERLDHLAEKFRQKATNHETWASGKELILSRKDYETSTLTEVRALLRKHEAFESDLAAHQDRVEQIAAIAQELNELDYHDVAAVNLRCQSICDLWDKLGTLTQKRREALERAEKLLETIDQLFLEFAKRSAPFNNWMEGAMEDLQDMFIVHTTDEVQSLIAAHEQFKATLPEADAERQAILGIHNEVQKISQSYGIKASIINPYSTVTIEELLTKWEKVKKLVPQRDSALQEEMARQHAHERLRRQFAAQANLIGPWIQARMEEIGNCSLEIRGALEDQMTQLKQFEHVIVAYKPNIDKLEGDHQLIQESLVFDNKHTNYTMEHIRVGWELLLTTIARTINEIETQILTRDAKGISQQQMNEFRSSFNHFDRKKNGAMETDDFRACLISMGYDLGEVEFARIMMLVDPNGTGIVSFQSFIDFMTRETADTDTAEQVVASFRILAADKPYILVEELRRELPPEQAEYCITRMPSYKVHGAPPGALDYTAFSTALYGESDL; from the exons ATGCTGACGATGACCCAGGTGGAGACCACGGTGCACTATGATAACGGCTACGAGGATGAGTACATGTTACAGGAGGATGAATGGGACAGGGACATGTTGCTGGACCCTGCTTGGGAACAACAACAAAGGAAA ACCTTCACAGCCTGGTGTAACTCCCACCTGAGGAAAGCTGGCACTCAGATTGAAAATATTGAGGAGGACTTCAGGAATGGACTGAAACTGATGCTTCTTCTGGAGGTTATCTCAG GGGAGAGATTACCCAAACCAGACAGAGGGAAGATGCGGTTTCACAAGATTGCTAATGTCAACAAGGCGCTGGACTTCATTACAAGCAAAGGAGTGAAACTGGTCTCGATTGGAGCAGAAG AGATTGTAGACGGGAACGTAAAGATGACTCTTGGAATGATCTGGACTATCATCCTCCGCTTTGCCATCCAGGACATTTCTGTGGAAG AAACATCTGCCAAGGAGGGTCTCCTCCTCTGGTGTCAGAGAAAGACCGCCCCCTACAGGAATGTCAATGTCCAAAACTTCCATGTCAG CTGGAAGGATGGCCTGGCCTTCTGCGCCCTGATTCATAGACACAGACCCGACCTCATCGACTACTCTAAGCTCAACAAG gATGATCCTCTGGGGAACTTGAACCTGGCTTTTGACATAGCAGAAAAACACCTGGACATTCCCAAAATGCTAGACGCAGAAG ATATCATTAACACTCCTAAGCCTGATGAGAGAGCCATCATGACCTATGTGTCCTGCTTTTATCATGCTTTTGCTGGAGCTGAGCAG GCAGAGACAGCTGCCAACAGGATTTGTAAGGTCCTTGGTGTTAACCAGGAGAATGAGAAAATGATGGAAGAGTATGAAAGACTGGCCAGTGAG CTGCTGGAGTGGATCCGCCGCACCACTCCATGGCTTGAGAACCGGACTGCAGAGAAGACCATAGCGCTAAtgcagaggaagctggaggactTCAGGGACTACAGACGCCAGCACAAGCCCCCGAAAGTGCAGGAGAAGTGCCAGCTGGAAATTAATTTCAACACCTTGCAGACCAAGTTGCGCATCAGCAATCGCCCTGCCTTCATGCCCTCTGAGGGGAAGATGGTATCT GACATAGCCAGTGCCTGGCAGGGCCTGGAGCAGGCAGAGAAAGGCTACGAGGAGTGGCTCCTCACAGAGATCCGTAGGCTCGAGAGGCTGGACCACCTGGCTGAGAAGTTTCGCCAAAAAGCCACTAATCATGAGACCTGGGCTAGTG GTAAAGAACTGATCCTGTCACGGAAGGATTATGAAACAAGCACCCTAACAGAAGTCAGAGCACTGCTTCGAAAACACGAGGCCTTCGAAAGTGACTTGGCCGCCCACCAGGACAGAGTTGAGCAAATTGCTGCTATTGCACAGGAACTGAA TGAGCTGGATTACCATGATGTGGCTGCTGTGAACCTACGCTGCCAGAGCATCTGTGACTTGTGGGATAAGCTGGGAACCCTGACTCAGAAGAGAAGAGAGGCACTGGAG CGTGCCGAAAAGCTCCTTGAGACTATCGATCAGTTGTTTTTGGAATTTGCCAAGAGGTCCGCTCCTTTCAATAACTGGATGGAAGGAGCCATGGAGGATCTGCAGGACATGTTCATAGTGCACACTACCGACGAGGTCCAG AGTCTCATAGCAGCTCATGAGCAGTTCAAAGCTACTCTACCCGAGGCAGATGCAGAGAGACAGGCCATCCTGggaatccacaatgaggtgcaGAAAATTTCCCAGAGCTATGGGATCAAGGCCAGCATTATCAACCCCTACAGCACTGTTACAATCGAGGAACTCCTCACCAAGTGGGAAAAG GTAAAGAAGCTGGTTCCTCAAAGAGACAGTGCTCTGCAGGAAGAGATGGCACGGCAGCATGCCCACGAAAGGCTGAGAAGGCAGTTCGCTGCCCAGGCTAATCTCATTGGACCCTGGATACAGGCCAGGATGGAG GAAATTGGGAACTGCTCCCTGGAAATTAGAGGTGCCCTGGAGGACCAGATGACCCAGCTGAAACAATTTGAGCATGTCATTGTTGCTTACAAGCCTAACATTGACAAGTTGGAAGGAGACCACCAGCTGATCCAAGAGTCTCTAGTGTTTGATAACAAACACACCAACTACACTATGGAG CACATCCGTGTGGGATGGGAGCTTCTCCTCACAACCATCGCCCGAACCATCAATGAGATTGAAACCCAGATTCTTACCAGGGATGCTAAAGGCATCAGCCAGCAGCAGATGAATGAGTTCAGATCTTCTTTCAACCACTTTGATAGG aAGAAGAATGGAGCAATGGAAACAGATGACTTCAGAGCCTGCCTCATCTCCATGGGTTACGACTTG GGAGAAGTGGAGTTTGCCCGTATTATGATGCTGGTAGACCCCAATGGTACTGGAATAGTCTCTTTCCAATCCTTCATTGACTTCATGACCAGAGAGACGGCTGACACAGACACTGCTGAGCAGGTTGTGGCCTCCTTCCGTATCCTGGCAGCCGACAag CCGTACATACTGGTAGAGGAGCTGAGGAGAGAACTCCCCCCAGAACAAGCAGAGTATTGCATCACGAGAATGCCATCTTACAAGGTCCATGGCGCACCACCAGGGGCTCTGGACTACACTGCCTTCTCTACTGCCCTCTATGGAGAGAGCGACCTTTAA